A stretch of DNA from Paracoccus methylovorus:
TCATCGCGCCGGTCGTGTCGTTGGTCGTGCCGTTCGCGACGCTCTTCGCGGGGGGCGTGGTCGTGCCGCTGCTCGGGCTGCTCGACCGGCTTTGCTTCGACGCGCGGTTCCAGCGGCGTGGTGGAGGCGTGCTGCTCACCATCCTCGCGGCGGGGACGGCGGTCACGTTCGCGACCGCGTTCGCGGCGGCCGTTTTCGCGTGCGGGACGCGGGGTGCTTTGCGCGGCGCTGGACAAGGTAAAGCCTTCCGGTACGGGTGCGCGGGGCAGGGTCTGCTTGACCAGCGATTCGATGGCGCCAAGGTACTTGTCGTCCGAGGGCGTTGCGATCGAGATGGCGGTGCCCAGACGTCCGGCGCGGCCGGTGCGGCCGATGCGGTGGACATAGTCCTCGGCATGGCTGGGCAGGTCGAAGTTGAAGATATGGCTGACGGCCGGAATATCCAACCCGCGTGCTGCCACGTCCGAGGCGACCAGGAAACGCAGTTTGTCTTCGCGGAAACCGTCCAGCGTCGCCGTGCGGTGGCGCTGGTCCAGATCGCCATGGATCGGAGCAGCATCGAAACCATGCGCCTTCAGCGATTTGGCGACAATGTCTACATCGGTCTTGCGGTTGCAGAAGATGATGGCGTTCTTGAGGTTCTCACCCTCGGCGCGAATCAGCGCCCGCAGCAACTCGCGCTTTTGCTTGGCGGTCTGGTCGCGGCGGGTCGGGGTGATCTCGACCAGCTTCTGGGTGATGGTCTCGCTGGTGGTGGCCTGCCGGGCGACCTCGATGCGTTCGGGCGTGTGCAGGAAGGTGTCGGTGATCCGCTCGATCTCGGGCGCCATGGTGGCGCTGAAGAACAGGGTCTGCCGGGTAAAGGGCGTCATCTGGAAGATGCGCTCGATATCGGGGATGAAACCCATGTCGAGCATGCGGTCGGCCTCATCGACGACCATGATCTGCACGCCGGTCAGCAACAGCTTGCCGCGTTCGAAGTGATCGAGCAGGCGGCCGGGGGTGGCGATCAGAACATCGACGCCGCGGTCGATCAGCTTGTCCTGTTCGCCAAAGGATACGCCGCCGATCAGCAGCGCCTTGGTCAGCCGGGTGTGCTTGGCATAGATGTCGAAGTTCTCGGCCACCTGAGCAGCCAGTTCGCGGGTGGGACACAGCACCAGGCTGCGCGGCATGCGCGCGCGCGCCCGGCCACGGCCCAGAAGCGTAATCATCGGCAGGGTGAAGCTGGCGGTCTTGCCGGTGCCGGTCTGGGCGATCCCCAAAACGTCGCGGCCTTCCAGCGCCGGGGGAAT
This window harbors:
- a CDS encoding DEAD/DEAH box helicase yields the protein MTKFSDLKLDPKVLKAIAEAGYETPTPIQAGAIPPALEGRDVLGIAQTGTGKTASFTLPMITLLGRGRARARMPRSLVLCPTRELAAQVAENFDIYAKHTRLTKALLIGGVSFGEQDKLIDRGVDVLIATPGRLLDHFERGKLLLTGVQIMVVDEADRMLDMGFIPDIERIFQMTPFTRQTLFFSATMAPEIERITDTFLHTPERIEVARQATTSETITQKLVEITPTRRDQTAKQKRELLRALIRAEGENLKNAIIFCNRKTDVDIVAKSLKAHGFDAAPIHGDLDQRHRTATLDGFREDKLRFLVASDVAARGLDIPAVSHIFNFDLPSHAEDYVHRIGRTGRAGRLGTAISIATPSDDKYLGAIESLVKQTLPRAPVPEGFTLSSAAQSTPRPARENGRRERGRERDRRPRREDGEQHASTTPLEPRVEAKPVEQPEQRHDHAPREERRERHDQRHDRRDDRRGDRHPVMGMGDHVPEFLTRTFRPGFTEPAEETIAETPREVVAAEPAKPTPAKQSQRRPARGPARSTQPVAAEPVAEPLTEVTAENQQAPVAEAQPSPGSVAEPAIPPAVEPESAPQPAPKPSASAEPAPETVATAEPEAKEKPVRKRKPRTPKAKVEAVEAAAEAPSEPQAPAADSAESSAEETPAEPAPAAKPARKTAAKPAKPRAPRKPRAKPVAAEAATTEASGAEPAPGSDDTATGA